From one Rattus norvegicus strain BN/NHsdMcwi chromosome 7, GRCr8, whole genome shotgun sequence genomic stretch:
- the Or6c214 gene encoding olfactory receptor Olr1051 isoform X1 encodes MRNRTLVTTFVLLGLTDDPQWQIVIFLFLFIAYVLSITGNLTIILLTLLDSHLKTPMYFFLQKFSFLEISLTSTCIPRFLVSIVTMNKTISVEACFTQLFAAFIFGIAQFFLLAVMSYDRYVAICKPLHYTTIMNNRVCMLLFGSCCLIALFLVCPGVIVSLSLEFCDSIIEHFFCDYSPILKLSCNDTRSMQLLNYIFAIITLLTTLALVMVSYGRILSTILKFPSAQQKKKAFSTCSSHMIVVFISYGSCIFMYIKPSAEERISLNKGVAILTLALAPVLNPFIYSLRNKQVKEALKDVIKKCTKDTSK; translated from the coding sequence ATGAGAAATCGTACATTGGTGACAACCTTCGTTCTTCTGGGATTGACAGATGACCCACAGTGGCAAATTGTAATCTTCCTTTTCCTATTTATAGCATATGTGCTGAGCATAACTGGAAATCTTACCATTATCCTTCTCACACTGCTGGATTCCCACCTCAAAAcacccatgtatttcttccttcagaagttttcatttttagaaatcTCGCTGACATCTACCTGCATTCCTAGGTTTCTGGTGAGCATAGTGACCATGAATAAAACTATTTCAGTTGAGGCTTGCTTCACACAGTTATTTGCTGCCTTTATCTTTGGAATAGCGCAGTTTTTCTTGCTGGCTGTCAtgtcctatgaccgctatgtggccatttgTAAGCCTCTTCATTATACAACCATCATGAACAATAGAGTCTGTATGTTGCTGTTTGGTAGTTGCTGTTTAATAGCTTTGTTTCTGGTCTGCCCTGGAGTCATTGTGAGTCTGAGTTTGGAATTTTGTGATAGTATTATTGAACACTTTTTTTGTGACTACTCCCCCATCTTGAAGCTTTCCTGCAATGATACAAGGTCCATGCAACTGCTCAATTACATTTTTGCCATCATTACTCTCCTAACTACCTTAGCCCTAGTAATGGTCTCTTATGGGAGAATCTTAAGTACAATTCTGAAATTCCCTTCTGCCCAGCAGAAGAAGAAGGCCTTCTCCACCTGTTCCTCACACATGATTGTTGTCTTCATCTCTTATGGCAGCTGTATTTTTATGTACATCAAACCATCTGCAGAGGAGAGAATATCTTTAAACAAGGGGGTTGCCATACTCACTCTTGCACTTGCACCTGTACTAAACCCTTTTATATATTCCCTAAGAAATAAGCAAGTCAAAGAAGCCCTAAAGGATGTCATTAAAAAATGTACCAAAGATACTTCAAAGTAG